Proteins encoded together in one Gadus chalcogrammus isolate NIFS_2021 chromosome 18, NIFS_Gcha_1.0, whole genome shotgun sequence window:
- the LOC130371014 gene encoding LOW QUALITY PROTEIN: probable JmjC domain-containing histone demethylation protein 2C (The sequence of the model RefSeq protein was modified relative to this genomic sequence to represent the inferred CDS: deleted 2 bases in 2 codons) gives MAAEARPELVGKRFLCVSGDEPPGSGDIGRWPWRSGVIRAVSHRDNDNPDLTVYVEFDDQEWEKREWVKVYEDFQLFLLQHQLVWARRQEGGGEREQGGGGPMQGTKAKHIQWPALAFKPLVWKSLLSSVTAVEFLLDRQLDFLSDPSAYQPYQDEVDSQSPVLRDNPQLHEEVKGWLKDQKAQEIFMQGPYSLNGYRVRVYRQDSATQWFTGIITHHDLFSRNMVVMNDQVLEPQNVDPSMMQMTFLDDVVHSLLKGENIGITSRRRSRSSQNNNNNNNSSGSSTVHTAGGRGGGTPGNTQGHYTRAQANSPRPITNSSGSAAKGTQGAMASQQQSQAQPGSQSAGHAHSPGARDQRGARSSRRKGSDSSVPEEEKERREEPGRDSKPKVKPTVNKRRKTEEQEKKAGLKRLKTETTSDLSESSDSEHPHNKRTIHSSCSSSSSSSSSSSSSSSSSSEPNSENELKSRGGELIASSVSKMEEDEKPVALTAGSKLSESPSLAGRLSPWAEVRGSEDTRKGCVVKETGPSETKEEQELTAVTQLPRSPRQHLAPLLSTAVQGCIMESTKSTVNATPRSQTPSATSSSHLHSNSVMDITEEAQATVHRESSEAVSALLASQESTALSPYLPLNPSPVSSPPVPPSPSPSEGGRRGPDIEPAPPPPPPVPAPVPPASPGQGTMGASTMGAGPVGAGPIATGPVGAGPILAGPILAGTVGAGPMGAGPMGAGPMGAGPMGAGPMGAGPMGAGPMGAGPTLAGPMGVGPTLAGPMGVGPLGVGPTLAGPMGAGPVGVGPVGAGPIAAVRSLGNKMEFAHSEVIRPLTSVSEPAVPEEKEKTPLQHPHNHLNHHPLPHHQQHHHLQPTQQHPQHYTGLLPCIKSPSPSEETRKHQQSPSHKVKAHPAAELCKPRVSPSPKPQNHHSHPYHSAGMALLPSDLLKAKAQQALLDSSKPKPHTSPEVSRHKMPKYSDTPPSPIARAGAKPEPPDAARSGFKPLHPRAESGSSNGSNYTKSPLIIDKNETFTVYRDPALVRTDAENSVANAASVSSNHVGAYLHPHLHSLHSQSPHSTSHPHILHPPPPPSSALPHLLPPGVLPAMPPPPTASLLASHPRLDSPGALGHLALAHGHPAPSHQQQFMQAQVPPPPSLLAQAHGGAAGLGLYPILWQYANGAPASYPPGLNLPPGTKWVHPESAAAAVNAEASLRRSTASPWLHPTVAGDGLSLLTHVPVRPASADSQRPSLKMMGAHTSPPISRSRAELHKDDMDKQGFMDPIRTLTLAQLKQEHTDRSRTPTGKDAHLHRLYLEAQGKHARLAHTQDAVQAADRASKYKEENRRILQESIEVAPFTAKIHRPADLGPERERDRDRDRETHFPSHLPSLTPPNPKAGHPHPHAAQSEKSNYFTTLSNSVVNEPPRLYPTKELNSYYDKVSVGAVVSSIVATQSVAVQGAPSLGSYSSKASLSKPPPLIKHQPEGGEGLAGKITEHLSQQASLVQQHHVVGMERHHLERRSPSSSLNHHHHPHPQQQQQQQQQHHHHHQQQMQQQTQQQQQQHQQQQHQQQQHQQQQHQQQQHQQQQHQQHQQQLQHQQQLQHQQQQQHQQHQQQQHQQHQQQQHQQLQHQQQHQQQLQQHQQQLQQHQQHQQHQQQQQHQQHQQQQQQHQQQQHQQQHQQQQHQQQQQLRGMPSLHRAPVFHPPTQHALERKEAAERERERERERGGYGGRLSPPTLTPIQPVSATAAGSKTSAEQQKPPTLLPETREVKGQGAAGTAATIGSAAAAAADRMVMTSSAEGWRGRDVSQQEKGAERGVWFPGETACSSLWGKPHAAMASVIVRPSTCIKYEGSPPLGANRLPAMTHKELPQGRLYSAKPQPDCSRPMDGVKELGYSPGMGRVIQPNTNLDDMCAQYKKSTSMCGMQRNTGAIHTNALDRTEISATLSSPGKRGISGPDLGCYVSARGDLAVHKAGHAGRPLGNSGLSDQEGFGSRTSSPGVSWLPPSPVGTPHPSPSITPMPSSVSSPSQAFSPSFVHLKKHKAALAAAQSRSSCPSAPPTAAPGSSSIPLQSADKPIPNSSPPPSFSSQASTSSMDSSSSASGHTTPGKSSPLPNGLPATAASGQSSNYHKLKKAWLTRHSEEDRNTTTTSAAPAVCAKPDKVPGPPPATASALQSNSAAMAEMIKPCSVNLIASTSGNPEKGKESGVKVSERAPEEKAAAADAGAEERKPSTPGRKASKRTYESGSESAGDDSDASESKTEARAKRQPKPTYKKKQNDMAKRRGDNDKDEDDVKPNGVFRSAREKTKLKLASSNGVPRSVLKDWRKVKKLKQTGESFLQDDSCSEMGPNLQKCRECRVLRSKKGEEPAHSPVFCRFYYFRRLSYSKNGVIRMDGFSNPEQFDQEALALWLPGVLEESLLERGTARYILGFIGDKFCQMVSTENSAASWVRKEVKLAWKRAVRGVREMCDACEATLFNIHWVCQKCGFVVCLDCYKAKERKSSRGPHYKELYAWLKCVKGQPHDHKHLMPTQIIPGTVLADLVSSMHSLRDKFSIASHCPCKPAPLHKLPSTNGVSQVLQNMLNHSNKQLALVKAEPCSQQSFERGVAETNGGGARVGGGGGAGSPSSPLATPPESQSPLHFLADLAEQKSREEKKAENKVLLKEEREGESVEVLQQCKTSSLVGSSTEQGSTLRDLLTTTAGKLRLGSPDAGIAFAPVYSTSSQGGKGGRTMPNILDDIIASVVENKIPASRHSAKLSIKQEPLPPSHLPAPAEFPKVDVKKKPPAVTVATPDDAPNQYPDVPHCWLYNRRLLWLKDHRNDSNWRLFRECWRQAQPVLVSGVHKRLNPSLWKAESFKQEFADHQGDLLNCKDQLVSSSGIKEFWDGFEDITKRPKSKDGEPMVYRLKDWPSGEEFMVLMPTRYDDLMRNLPLPEYCDPEGSLNLASHLPSFFVRPDLGPRLCCAYGVAASQDQDFGTANLHVEVSDIISILVYVGVAKGNGVLSKTGVLKRLEEEDLDESVKKRLKDSSETPGALWHIYLHKDLHHIRDFLHKLSKEQGLDMSTEQDPIREQGWYLSRKQRQQLLEEHGVQGWTVVQFLGDSVLIPAGAMHQVQNLHSCVQVINDFVSPEHVANSFHLTQELRAAKEEVNYEDKLQVKNILYHCVKQALATLRRGEEEEEEEEEQEEEDDDRS, from the exons GATGAAGTGGACAGCCAGAGCCCTGTACTAAGAGACAACCCCCAGCTCCATGAAGAGGTGAAGGGCTGGCTCAAAGACCAGAAGGCTCAGGAAATCTTCATGCAAG GTCCATATTCGCTGAATGGCTACCGTGTGCGCGTGTACAGACAAGACTCAGCCACCCAGTGGTTCACTGGCATCATTACTCACCATGACCTCTTCAGTAGAaatatggtcgtcatgaatgaTCAG GTGCTGGAACCTCAGAACGTGGACCCCTCAATG ATGCAGATGACCTTCCTAGACGACGTGGTCCACTCGCTGCTGAAGGGAGAGAATATCGGCATCACCTCAAGACGGAGGTCCAGATCCagccaa aacaacaacaacaacaacaacagcagcggcagcagcacggTCCAT ACGGCCGGAGGGAGAGGCGGCGGAACCCCTGGCAACACTCAG GGTCACTACACACGAGCCCAGGCCAACAGCCCGCGGCCCATCACAAACTCATCAGGAAGTGCTGCAAAGGGCACCCAGGGGGCCATGGCCTCTCAGCAGCAGAGCCAGGCCCAGCCAGGCAGCCAATcggccggccacgcccactcccCCGGGGCCCGGGACCAGCGCGGGGCCCGCTCTTCCAGGAGGAAGGGGTCGGACAGCAGCGTCcccgaggaggagaaggagaggagggaggagccggggagag ATTCCAAGCCCAAGGTCAAGCCGACCGTCAACAAGCGGCGCAAGACCGAGGAACAGGAGAAAAAGGCCGGCCTGAAGAGGCTGAAGACAGAGACGACCTCGGACCTGTCGGAGAGCAGCGACAGTGAGCACCCCCACAACAAGAGGACCAtccactcctcctgctcctcttcctcctcgtcctcctcctcctcttcgtcctcgtcctcctcttcgtctGAGCCCAACTCTGAGAACGAGTTGAAGAGCCGCGGCGGGGAGCTGATCGCCAGCAGCGTTTCCAAaatggaggaggacgagaagcCGGTGGCGTTGACCGCCGGCTCTAAACTCAGCGAGTCGCCGTCGCTCGCTGGCCGGCTATCGCCGTGGGCCGAGGTCCGAGGGTCGGAGGACACTAGGAAGGGCTGCGTGGTGAAAGAGACGGGCCCCTCGGAGACAAAGGAGGAACAGGAGCTGACGGCGGTGACGCAGCTCCCTCGGTCACCACGGCAACACCTGGCCCCCCTGCTGAGCACGGCGGTCCAGGGCTGCATCATGGAGAGCACCAAGAGCACTGTGAACG CCACTCCTCGGTCCCAGACGCCCTCGGCCACGTCCTCGTCTCATCTCCATAGCAACAGCGTGATGGACATCACTGAGGAGGCCCAGGCGACGGTGCACCGCGAGAGCTCGGAGGCCGTGTCGGCGCTGCTGGCCTCCCAGGAGTCCACAGCCCTttctccctacctccccctcaacccctcccccgtctcctctccccccgtacccccgtccccctctccctccgaggGCGGACGCCGTGGGCCGGACATCGAgcccgcgccgccgccgccaccgcctgtGCCTGCGCCCGTACCACCTGCTTCACCGGGGCAGGGCACCATGGGAGCTAGCACGATGGGAGCCGGCCCCGTAGGAGCTGGCCCCATAGCAACTGGCCCCGTAGGAGCTGGCCCCATACTAGCTGGACCCATACTAGCTGGCACCGTAGGAGCTGGCCCCATGGGAGCTGGCCCCATGGGAGCTGGCCCCATGGGAGCTGGCCCCATGGGAGCTGGCCCCATGGGAGCTGGCCCCATGGGAGCTGGACCCATGGGAGCTGGCCCCACACTAGCTGGCCCCATGGGAGTTGGCCCCACACTAGCTGGCCCCATGGGAGTTGGCCCCTTGGGAGTTGGCCCCACACTAGCTGGCCCCATGGGAGCTGGCCCCGTGGGAGTTGGCCCCGTGGGAGCTGGCCCCATAGCAGCAGTCCGCAGCTTAGGCAACAAGATGGAGTTTGCCCACTCCGAGGTCATCAG ACCGCTGACCTCCGTGTCCGAGCCTGCAGTGCCAGAGGAAAAAGAGAAAACTCCCCTACAACACCCCCATAACCATCTcaatcatcatcctcttcctcatcatcagcAGCATCACCACCTCCAGCCCACGCAGCAGCACCCACAACACTACACAGGCCTCCTGCCATGCATCAAGAGCCCTTCTCCCTCAGAAGAGACCAGGAAACACCAACAGTCCCCATCCCACAAGGTAAAGGCACATCCTGCCGCCGAGCTGTGCAAACCAAGAGTCAGCCCCAGCCCCAAACCgcagaaccaccacagccacccCTACCACAGCGCCGGCATGGCCCTGCTCCCCTCTGACCTGCTCAAAGCAAAGGCCCAGCAGGCGCTCCTGGACAGCTCCAAACCCAAACCCCACACCTCCCCCGAGGTCTCCAGGCATAAAATGCCTAAATACTCagacacccctccctccccgatAGCCCGCGCAGGGGCCAAGCCGGAGCCGCCGGATGCCGCGCGCTCCGGCTTCAAGCCGCTCCACCCACGCGCCGAGTCGGGCAGCTCCAACGGCAGCAACTACACCAAGAGCCCCCTCATCATCGACAAGAACGAGACCTTCACCGTGTACCGCGACCCGGCGCTCGTGCGCACCGACGCCGAGAACTCTGTGGCCAACGCGGCCAGCGTCTCCTCCAACCACGTCGGGGCCTACCTCCACCCTCATTTGCACTCTCTTCACTCCCAGTCTCCGCACTCCACATCTCACCCGCACATCCTCcacccgcccccgccgccctcctCGGCTCTCCCCCACCTGCTGCCTCCGGGAGTGCTCCCCGCCATGCCCCCGCCTCCCACCGCCTCTCTCCTGGCTTCCCACCCCCGGCTGGACTCCCCGGGAGCGCTGGGGCACCTGGCCCTGGCCCACGGACACCCGGCACCGTCACACCAGCAGCAGTTCATGCAG GCCCAggtcccacctcctccttcactcctGGCCCAGGCCCATGGCGGGGCGGCCGGGCTGGGCCTGTACCCGATCCTCTGGCAGTACGCCAATGGAGCGCCTGCCAGCTACCCTCCAGGCCTCAACCTCCCCCCGGGCACCAAGTGGGTCCATCCAGAGAGCGCAGCGGCCGCCGTCAACGCAGAGGCCTCCCTGAGGAGG AGCACGGCCAGCCCATGGCTCCACCCCACCGTGGCCGGGGACGGCCTGTCCCTGCTGACCCACGTCCCGGTGCGGCCCGCCAGCGCAGACTCCCAGCGGCCCTCACTGAAGATGATGGGCGCTCACACCAGCCCGCCCATCTCCAGGAGCCGCGCAGAGCTGCACAAGGA TGACATGGATAAACAAGGCTTCATGGACCCAATCAGAACCTTGACGTTGGCCCAGCTTAAGCAAGAGCATACGGACCGGAGTCGGACCCCCACTGGGAAAGATGCCCATCTCCACCGCCTCTACCTGGAAGCCCAGGGCAAGCATGCACGCCTGGCCCATACCCAG GACGCGGTGCAAGCGGCAGACAGAGCCAGCAAATACAAGGAGGAGAACCGAAGGATTCTCCAAGAGAGTATCGAGGTGGCGCCGTTCACCGCCAAGATCCACCGGCCTGCCGACCTGGGGCCCGAGAGAGAGCGGGACCGGGACAGAGACCGGGAGACGCACTTTCCTTCTCACCTCCCGTCCCTcacaccccccaaccccaaGGCCGGCCATCCCCATCCGCACGCGGCCCAGTCGGAGAAGAGCAACTACTTCACCACGCTGTCCAACAGTGTGGTGAACGAGCCCCCCAGGCTGTACCCCACCAAGGAGCTCAACTCCTACTACGATAAGGTCTCGGTCGGGGCCGTGGTCTCCAGCATCGTGGCCACCCAGTCGGTGGCCGTCCAGGGGGCTCCTTCTCTTGGCAGCTACAGCTCCAAGGCCTCCCTCTCCAAGCCGCCTCCCCTCATCAAGCACCAGCCTGAAGGCGGGGAGGGTCTGGCTGGCAAAATCACAGAGCACCTCAGCCAGCAGGCCTCACTGGTCCAGCAACACCACGTGGTGGGGATGGAGCGCCATCATCTGGAGCGCCGCAGCCCTTCATCCTCCCtgaaccaccatcatcatcctcacccacagcagcaacaacaacagcagcagcagcatcatcaccaccaccagcagcagatgcagcagcagacacaacagcaacagcagcagcatcaacagcagcagcatcaacagcagcagcatcaacagcagcagcatcaacagcagcagcatcaacagcagcagcatcagcagcatcaacagcagctgcagcatcaacagcagctgcagcatcaacaacagcagcagcatcaacagcatcaacagcagcagcatcaacagcatcaacagcagcagcatcaacagcttcagcatcagcagcagcaccaacagcagctgcagcagcaccaacagcagctgcagcagcatcaacagcatcaacagcatcaacagcagcagcagcaccaacagcatcaacagcagcagcagcagcatcaacagcagcagcatcaacagcagcatcaacagcagcagcatcaacagcagcagcagctcagggGAATGCCATCTCTTCACCGAGCGCCCGTGTTCCATCCACCCACACAGCATGCGCTGGAGCGGAAGGAAGCTGCcgagcgggagagggagcgggagagggagaggggcggcTATGGCGGCCGCTTGTCTCCGCCCACACTCACGCCCATACAGCCGGTGAGCGCGACGGCGGCGGGAAGCAAGACGTCGGCGGAGCAGCAGAAACCTCCTACGCTGCTGCCGGAGACCAGGGAGGTCAAAGGGCAGGGGGCGGCTGGCACCGCCGCCACCATcggctccgccgccgccgccgccgccgacaggATGGTGATGACGTCGTCAGCAGAAGGCTGGAGGGGCCGCGATGTGAGCCAGCAGGAGAAGGGAGCGGAGAGGGGAGTGTGGTTCCCCGGGGAGACTGCCTGCAGCTCACTATGGGGCAAGCCTCACGCCGCCATGGCCTCCGTCATTGTGCGCCCGTCAACATGCATCAAATACGAGGGGAGCCCTCCCCTGGGGGCTAACAGACTCCCTGCCATGACCCATAAGGAGCTGCCCCAGGGGAGGCTGTACTCAGCCAAGCCCCAGCCGGACTGTTCCAGGCCGATGGATGGTGTGAAGGAGCTGGGCTATAGCCCAGGAATGGGTAGAGTCATACAGCCTAATACCAACCTGGACGATATGTGTGCTCAGTACAAAAAGTCCACATCAATGTGTGGTATGCAGAGAAATACCGGAGCCATCCACACTAATGCACTGGACAGGACTGAGATCTCCGCCACACTCAGCTCACCAGGAAAGCGTGGAATAAGCGGTCCGGATCTAGGCTGCTATGTCTCAGCGAGAGGTGACCTCGCGGTTCATAAAGCTGGCCATGCCGGCCGTCCACTAGGCAACTCGGGTCTCTCTGATCAAGAGGGCTTCGGGTCCCGTACCTCTTCTCCCGGCGTTTCCTGGCTTCCCCCTAGTCCGGTGGGAACGCCCCACCCCAGCCCGAGCATCACTCCCATGCCCAGCTCTGTCTCCAGCCCGAGCCAagccttctctccctcttttgttCACCTCAAGAAGCACAAAGCTGCCTTAGCTGCAGCCCAGTCCAGAAGCAGCTGCCCCAGTGCACCCCCCACCGCGGCTCCTGGAAGCTCCTCCATTCCCCTCCAGTCGGCCGACAAGCCCATCCCCAAcagctcccctcctccctccttctccagccagGCCTCGACTTCCTCCATGGACAGCAGCAGCTCGGCGAGTGGCCACACTACTCCGGGCAAGTCCAGCCCGCTGCCCAATGGCCTGCCCGCCACCGCAGCCAGCGGGCAGTCCAGCAACTACCACAAGCTGAAAAAGGCCTGGTTGACCAGGCACTCGGAGGAGGACAGGAACACCACGACGACCAGCGCAGCCCCGGCGGTCTGCGCCAAACCGGATAAGGTCCCCGGGCCGCCGCCGGCTACAGCCAGCGCCTTGCAGAGCAACAGCGCGGCCATGGCTGAGATGATCAAGCCGTGCTCCGTCAACCTCATCGCCTCCACCTCCGGCAACCCCGAGAAAGGCAAGGAGAGCGGCGTCAAGGTGAGCGAGCGGGCGCCGGAGGAGAAGGCAGCGGCGGCGGACGCGGGGGCGGAGGAGAGGAAACCTTCCACCCCTGGCCGGAAGGCCAGCAAGCGGACGTACGAGTCGGGCTCGGAGAGCGCCGGGGACGACTCCGACGCCAGCGAGAGTAAGACGGAGGCCCGGGCCAAGCGCCAGCCCAAACCCACCTACAAGAAGAAGCAGAACGACATGGccaagaggagaggggacaacGACAAGGACGAGGACGACGTCAAGCCCAACGGCGTCTTCAGGTCCGCCCGGGAGAAGACCAAGCTCAAGCTGGCCAGCAGCA ACGGCGTCCCGCGCTCGGTGCTGAAGGACTGGAGGAAGGTGAAGAAGCTGAAGCAGACGGGCGAGTCGTTCCTGCAGGACGACTCGTGCTCAGAGATGGGGCCCAACCTGCAGAAGTGCCGGGAGTGTCGGGTGCTGCGCAGcaagaagggggaggagccggcgCACTCGCCCGTCTTCTGCCGCTTCTACTACTTCAGACG GCTGTCGTACAGTAAGAACGGGGTGATCCGCATGGACGGCTTCTCCAACCCCGAGCAGTTTGACCAGGAGGCCCTGGCCCTGTGGCTCCCcggggtgctggaggagagccTCCTGGAGCGAGGCACCGCCCGCTACATCCTGGGCTTCATCGGGGACAAGTTCTGCCAGATGGTCTCCACGGAGAACAGCGCCGCCTCCTGGGTCCGCAAGGAAG TCAAGCTGGCGTGGAAGCGAGCAGTGCGCGGCGTGAGGGAGATGTGTGACGCCTGCGAGGCCACACTCTTCAACATCCACTGGGTGTGTCAGAAGTGTGGCTTTGTGGTCTGCCTGGACTGCTACAAGGCCAAGGAGAGGAAGAGCTCCAGGGGCCCGCACT ACAAGGAGCTGTACGCCTGGCTGAAGTGTGTTAAAGGACAACCCCATGACCACAAGCACCTCATGCCAACACAGATTATACCGGGCACTG TGCTGGCAGACCTGGTGAGCTCAATGCACTCCCTGAGGGACAAGTTCAGCATCGCCTCCCACTGCCCCTGCAAACCGGCCCCCCTGCACAAGCTGCCCTCCACCAACGGGGTCTCCCAG gttctTCAGAACATGTTGAACCACAGCAACAAGCAGCTGGCGCTGGTGAAGGCCGAGCCGTGTTCCCAGCAGAGCTTTGAGCGGGGCGTGGCCGAGACcaacgggggcggggccagagtgggaggagggggaggggctgggagtCCCAGCAGTCccctggccacgcccccggAGTCCCAGTCACCGCTGCACTTCCTAGCCGATCTGGCCGAGCAGAAatccagagaggagaagaaag CAGAGAACAAGGTGCTGCtgaaggaggagcgggagggcgAGAGCGTGGAGGTGCTGCAGCAGTGTAAGACCTCGTCCCTGGTGGGCAGCAGCACGGAGCAGGGCTCCACGCTGAGGGACCTgctcaccaccaccgccgggaAGCTGCGCCTGGGCTCCCCCGACGCCGGCATCGCCTTCGCCCCCGTGTACTCAACCTCGTCACAG GGCGGTAAGGGCGGGAGGACCATGCCCAACATCCTCGACGAcatcatcgcctcagtggtggaGAACAAGATCCCCGCCAGCCGCCACAGCGCCAAGCTGTCCATCAAAcaggagcccctcccccccagccaccTCCCCGCCCCCGCCGAGTTCCCCAAGGTGGACGTCAAGAAGAAGCCGCCGGCCGTCACCGTGGCGACGCCCGATGACGCCCCCAACCAGTACCCGGACGTGCCCCACTGCTGGCTGTACAACAGGCGGCTGCTGTGGCTGAAGGACCACCGCAACGACAGCAACTGGAGGCTCTTCAGGGAGTGCTGGAGGCAGGCTCAG ccggTGTTGGTGTCGGGGGTGCACAAGCGACTCAACCCCAGCCTGTGGAAGGCGGAGTCCTTTAAGCAGGAGTTTGCGGACCACCAGGGAGACCTCCTGAACTGTAAAGACCAGCTGGTCTCCAGCTCGGGCATCAAGGAGTTCTGGGATGGCTTCGAGGACATCACCA AGCGTCCCAAGTCGAAGGACGGAGAACCCATGGTGTACAGGCTGAAGGACTGGCCCTCAGGGGAGGAGTTCATGGTTCTGATGCCCACcag GTACGACGACCTCATGAGGAACCTTCCCCTGCCGGAGTACTGCGACCCAGAGGGGAGCCTCAACCTGGCCTCCCACCTGCCCTCCTTCTTCGTGAGGCCCGACCTGGGGCCCCGACTCTGCTGTGCCTACG GCGTGGCGGCCTCCCAGGACCAGGACTTTGGCACCGCCAACCTTCATGTGGAGGTCTCCGACATCATCTCCATCCTGGTCTACGTGGGCGTGGCCAAGGGCAACGGGGTCCTGTCCAAAACCG GTGTGCtgaagaggctggaggaggaggacctggatGAGAGCGtgaagaagaggctgaaggACTCCAGCGAGACGCCGGGAGCTCTGTGGCACATCTACCTCCACAAGGACCTGCACCACATCAGGGACTTCCTCCACaag CTGAGTAAAGAGCAGGGATTGGACATGTCCACTGAGCAGGACCCAATCAGAGAGCAGGGCTGGTACCTGAGCAGgaagcagcggcagcagctgtTGGAGGAGCACGGGGTGCAGGGCTGGACCGTGGTGCAGTTCCTGGGAGACTCTGTTCTGATTCCAGCGGGGGCCATGCACCAG GTGCAGAACCTCCACAGCTGTGTTCAGGTCATCAACGACTTTGTGTCCCCGGAGCACGTGGCCAACTCCTTCCACCTCACCCAGGAGCTGAGGGCCGCCAAGGAGGAGGTCAACTATGAGGACAAACTGCAG GTGAAGAACATCCTGTACCACTGTGTGAAGCAGGCGTTGGCCACcctgaggaggggagaagaggaggaggaggaggaggaggagcaggaggaggaggacgacgaccgTTCAtga